From a region of the Primulina eburnea isolate SZY01 chromosome 7, ASM2296580v1, whole genome shotgun sequence genome:
- the LOC140835882 gene encoding uncharacterized protein, giving the protein MMPYVIVMKFQMKGAECFLVYAIDISRSVPKLADIPIVSEFLDVFPDEIPGFPPGREVEFNIELMPGTQPISKAPYRVAPIELKKLKEQLEDLLAKGYIRPSIGFPWTCDSSDGISVDPSKFEAIINWSRPTSVPEHGRVVAYASRQLKPHESKYPVHDLELAAVVFALKDLASLLAEPELFVKIKEAQKLDQSIQKSVEVVRSGHQSEFQVNNEGIFFVNDRIVVPNISELRIKILRDAHCSKFSVHPGSKKMYNDLKKQFFWKKSKSDIAEFVSRCLNCQQLKAERKRPGGLLHSLKVPEWKWDHITMDFVTKLSRSSRGCDAIWDSLPLVEFSYNNSYQVSIGMSPFEALYGRKCRSPLYWDDLSEAPIVGPDMIRDMIEKVKLIQNRMRASKDRQANYANIRRRPRIFEKGDKVFLKISPFRGTVRFGKKGVHDVFHVSMLRKYHSDPSHVLPPDENGIDNGWVESNVEFELNR; this is encoded by the exons ATGATGCCATACGTGATTGTTATGAAATTTCAGATG aaaggagccgaATGTTTCTTGGTTTATGCGATTGATATTTCAAGGTCAGTACCTAAATTGGCAGATATTCCAATTGTCAGTGAATTTTTagatgtatttccagatgagattccaggatttCCTCCAGGCCGAGAGGTTGAGTtcaacattgagttgatgccaggtacacagcctatttctaaagctccttatAGGGTGGCGCCAATTGAACTAAAGAAACTAAAAGAACAACTTGAGGATCTATTGGCTAAAGGATATATAAGaccaagt aTTGGTTTTCCTTGGACATGTGATTCGAgtgatggtatatcagttgatccgagtaaattTGAAGCAATCATTAATTGgtctagaccgacatcagttcCTGAG CATGGCCGTGTTGTTGCCTATGCTTcacgacagttgaagccacatgagtctAAATACCCAGTGCATGACTTGGAACTAGCAGCAGTGGTTTTTGcccttaaagatttggcgtcactacTT GCAGAACCTGAGTTGTTTGTCAAAATTAAAGAGGCCCAAAAATTAGATCAAAGCATTCAAAAATCAGTTGAAGtcgtcagatcaggacatcaaTCAGAATTTCAGGTCAATAATGAGGGTATTTTTTTTGTGAATGATCGTATTGTAGTTCctaatatttcagagttgaggaTAAAGATTTTGCGTGATGCTCATTGCAGTAAGTTCAGTGTACACCCTGGAAgtaaaaagatgtacaatgatttgaagaaacaGTTTTTCTGGAAAAAAAGTAAATCTGACATAGCAGAATTTGTATCTCGTTGTTTGAATTGTCAACAACTGAAAGCAGAACGAAAGCGACCAGGAGGTCTTCTGCATAGCCTTAAagttccagaatggaagtgggaccatatcaccatggactttgtcacGAAATTGTCCAGGTCGTCGAGGGGTtgcgatgcaatttgg GATTCATTACCACTTGTCGAGTTTTCTtataacaacagttatcaaGTGAGTATTGGAATGTCACCATTTGAAGCACTATATGGAAGGAAGTGTCGATCTCCTTTGTATTGGGACGATTTATCTGAagcaccaattgtaggacctgaTATGATAAGAGATATGATAGAGaaggtgaaattgattcagaatcGTATGCGAGCTTCTAAGGATAGGCAGGCTAATTATGCAAACATCAGGAGAAGACCGCGAATTTTTGAGAAAGGTGACAaagtttttctgaaaatatctCCTTTCCGTGGTACAGTTAGATTTGGAAAGAAGG GtgttcatgatgtttttcatgtgtccatgttgaggaaatatcatTCAGATCCTTCTCATGTACTTCCACCCGATGAG AATGGAATAGATAATGGATGGGTAGAATCAAATGTGGAATTTGAGCTAAATAGGTGA